The genomic segment AATATCTATATGATGTTCATTACAAAAAAAGTCAGTTTctgatgtaataattaaatcttttattGCGTAACtagttaatcaaatatttataatacaagtaaattatcaaagttggtttaaattttaaatttatcaaaatatttttattttggaaatttattcTGTAATTTTTTCTAGGGggaattgtttttacaattataacttataagaaacatATTAAAGGAGCACAAAAcacaagaatatattttttttaattggaaagaattttaaattttaagcgtGGCATCATTGGGCTAGACCAagattaaatatagtatagttgCACAACGAACCATAATAAAGTGATTTGCCGAGTTTCATTATTATCTCAAAGGCTAGTGGAACCAAGGATTGGtgcttaaatattaaacacacgagaaaattatgtgtataatactatagataagtttCCAACCTTATATCTAaatgtttatcaaaataaaacaatgtgaaGCACCGATGCAactaggtaaaatataatatgtacgtagcTAAAATATctcttttaagtatttttaatattagtaaatcaTTTTGTAAAGTGTTTTTACATGCGTATGATAAGCGATTATGCAGAGTCTGGCACAGTGATGTTACGTGGTTATTCTAGATATCCCAAAACCTCatcaaaaaattgacaaaatcgtttttagtaGTTCCAGCCCTCATGATttagcataataatttaaagacatttttttttttgtgttgtatgctcctttaaaaattgtaaatcttgtaataaaatattagcttaccgcatataaaagattattcagAACTCCGACTCCAAATTCGCCTCTTCTAGTAGACATACTAGATATCATACGCCATTTTTTAGTACTGTCATCAAAAACTTCGGCACTATTTAAACAATTAGTACCATCAAATCCGCCAAccttggaatttattatataatgtataccatTTGTAAtagaaataactaaataaatgtaaattatatttcaacacAACTTACAGCATacagatttttatttatcacgCCAACTCCTAATTTAGCTCTTTTGACTAACATGTCATCAATTCGTTTACTAGGTGATTCTGAAAATAAATCTATCACAAAACCAGACCTAAGATACGATCCCAAACCATAACCACCCACAACAAAGAAAAGATTATCTTTTGATACAGCTACACTGGCTAGAACACGCTTAGTTGGTTTTTTTGCCATTAACTTCCATTGGTTGACTTTTGGGTCGTACCATTCAGTAGAATCTGAATATTTTGTCCCCATTCCACCAACTACTAGAATAACCTGTAAAaatgaaatcaataaaatatttgaaagagaaataatttaaattggaaTCATACTTTATCTTCAAGTCTAGGCTTATACCGGATGCGTTCTGGAATAGGGATAACTTGATCTGACTCATGTCTTttaggaaaatgaaaatgtaaaacctCATTTATATACTCTTtacctttattaattataaaacataaattatataaatgcattcAATATAggcatatttaaacaaaaaaattttaacttacatTTAAGGCAATTATTAAGAATTGGTTCCTTCAgtactttttgaattatataattttccgaTGTAAATGCTAAACGAACATGCTCCATTAGTTGaggtaaaaaacattttcttgaaTCCAATTCATTTTTAACCCAACGAAGAACACtttcaaatacctaaaaaagtaaaaaaacttattaatagAACTTTGATGTAGATTACTATTGAATGTTTTTTTGGAGTATTGTCTACCTAGCTAAGTcaattcattcaaatttatcGACAGGTATATTGCAATACATATtgctaaattattaatgtatataatttcaaCATAAGTTATTGTTATTCTGTATTCATgtattataggtgtataaatttaatttttttttcttctctctTTATTCTAAACAtttctgttatcaaaaatatgtattggaaTGTCAAAAAGGGCTAAGCCCGTctgactaataaaataaataaaaagcaaTAAATTTAGTTGCATTTATTTTCAATGATTCAGAACTTACGTGTTTACTTTTTGCAAAGAACTCTAAGAAAATTATAGGTTTAAATATTAACGTTagcattaatacaatttatccTGGCtgtaacaaacatttaaatatctaacctacctacctaacctaaccactttaaacttaaatacaaattttagaagtttttttttttaagtatttagagATCATTAAAATAGAATGTTTTAAGACATCCTTTCTGTCAAATAGATACATATTAGAGAAACAATAAATCTGTGccctaattaaaaaatatatatctaatatatgaaattctcgtgtcacagttttcgttgccatactcctccgaaatggcttgacagattttgatgaaattttttatgcatattctgTAGGCATGAGaatcggctaacatctatttttcatacccctaagtgataagggttgtccaggaAAAAAGaatagaagtgctcaaacagtttaatgtttcaaaaattttgataatttacggtagaaatatttgtttataaatggttgctattggttatatatataaaaaaaaataatattattataaaaataataatagtgtattatatattggttaatctggcatgtttgttgattaatattattatttgtatcaatatatatgcctgagaatcggctattatctaagtttgtatgctgtgctataagtaattccgAAGTTACGGCCTCTTAAGTGCACAATATTAATCACACAGTAGTGTATCGTTGACACGTAGCGACATACACtctatatgattattttaatatatatatttaaatattagtttaatatttcattccctaatacaaaataaacaataatcaattttagtttGCTTACTTCTTCTTCAGATGACACCTTAAGCTCATCACAAGAGATCAACTTAACTAACTCTTCAGATGATAAGGATAGGAACTCTTCAGACTCAACCACTTTtctaagaatcaaaatataacagtaatataatattagacaatttttttaaagtatcattatcataaaaaatatttcatacaaaaagtATTGTTTAATGTACAATTCTgaacttgataataattttgtacagcTGTGTACATCAGCAAAAGCTTTTATACCAAGACAATTTGTAGGGTGCAGTTGTTTCTGAAAAAATTCACAGCATGTCTCTTTTAAATCGTTTAACTGCAACAGATTAGATGCTGCTAACAAATCcttgagaaataaataataaaaagattaaataaCATGTTTTTGTCTTAAACAAAAtcaaagtttatttattattacctgtacattttttttggttatcagGATTGTTCCGGAATATATAAAGTCTACTAATAGTTGTAAGATAATAGAATCTAATTGTCTTATAACAACATGATCTTTGTTCTTTTCAccaaaatttgtaaacattgcctggaAATATGGACTAGCCGATGCTAATATCACTTTATGTCCAAATATTATTGTCCCATCATCTGTTTCCAATTTAATGTCAGAAAAAAGCCCATGTCTAAAAACAAACGTTTGTCACTAATGTTTTAGCTGGCAGTTTAAATCACTTCACACTTGCTACTTACTGGCGTAAGGATTTTAATACTTGAAACATTTCTCCGTAAGACGATTTTGTATATTCAAATTTGGctgtcattttaaattgtatatttatcaaGTCCGGGGCTTGGATGTCTTAGcactataattttgttgaaataaactctgaaaaaatactcaaaaaatattaaaatgacatGAAGAAATGCAATTAACGCATTGACGGTTCACAATCATAAAAAGTACTGCTGTAGCAGTATTTCCGTTTGGTGATGTCAGGGGACACtgaattcacaataatatgtatagtaccgCTATAGTAATAGTTCCGACCAAAAATGGACACTAATGCTACAGCAGTAGTTTTTCAACGGTATCATATGAGATACCAAGTCGTGGGCAGTACCTACCTGTTTGACGACGCCAAATATGGACGCGCGTCCGTGATATAATACGTCGACGTGACCGTCGGCGGGTAATGAACGACGGCGGAAAACGGAAAACGCGCTCAGATGTGACGGCACAACGACGGCGAGTAATAATATGCGCACTCGAAGTTAGACGGACGCTTATTTTTTTCCGCAAAGAAATATTAACGAGGAAAATGCGCACGTTATTTGACGAGTACGAGCAATGTGTTTTCTGATAACTGATATCGCGGAGGAGATGGTACTCAAGCAAGCCAACAGTCGCGGAACAAAAGACAACACCACAGTAAAGTCAGTtgatttgaatgtattttattataatgtaacgaACAGATTACACAACATGGCAGACATGTCGGTCACTGAGCGGCAACCTCAATCCTAATTTGATGGATACATCGTacaatatctaaaaaattatcGTATGTAGCGAATAAtcgtacaaaaattattttacgctATAACGGTATAAGGTATATCTACAACCGTGGTTGCTAAATGTGCGGTTTATGCTATTTCTTTACTCCATGACGTCGTCGGAATCGAACGGTCGTGAGTACCCTGTCGCGGAAGCTGTGTTAACGTCCCGTTCAATTCTTTCAGACGGCGTGCAAAGACATCtgaaaaatgttggttttaatattgttataatatttttagaatttttatgattttataactgacgatatattttatatgtaac from the Acyrthosiphon pisum isolate AL4f chromosome X, pea_aphid_22Mar2018_4r6ur, whole genome shotgun sequence genome contains:
- the LOC115033035 gene encoding kelch-like protein 2, which encodes MTAKFEYTKSSYGEMFQVLKSLRQHGLFSDIKLETDDGTIIFGHKVILASASPYFQAMFTNFGEKNKDHVVIRQLDSIILQLLVDFIYSGTILITKKNVQDLLAASNLLQLNDLKETCCEFFQKQLHPTNCLGIKAFADVHSCTKLLSSSELYIKQYFLKVVESEEFLSLSSEELVKLISCDELKVSSEEEVFESVLRWVKNELDSRKCFLPQLMEHVRLAFTSENYIIQKVLKEPILNNCLKCKEYINEVLHFHFPKRHESDQVIPIPERIRYKPRLEDKV